The following are encoded in a window of Zymoseptoria tritici IPO323 chromosome 4, whole genome shotgun sequence genomic DNA:
- the CYP-27 gene encoding putative P450 monooxygenase (p450 potentially involved in the degradation of fatty acids and/or alkanes. Multiple seq alignment followed by NJ analysis clustered this model with gi41079162; gi3395458, gi29469881, gi70984521 (alkane or fatty acids monooxygenases), and the models GW.2.447.1 ESTEXT_GWP_GW1.C_110666, E_GW.6.936.1, ESTEXT_FGENESH2_PG.C_40295 ESTEXT_GWP_GW1.C_90605.. ...), with protein MADLTKLSATAQLATGIACLYIFYLLTTTTSIWLRRRSYKRSKGVMPAVRIPAKDPIMGMDLFLRNIRALKDHTLLELGMARFANLKANTIRGLGLGREIHGTIEPENLKTIQAVDFKKWGLGTGRKTGFHPLLGQGIFTSDGPDWQHSRDMLRPNFVRSQIGDTETFEKHISHLIAAIPKDGTTVNLSDLFFRLTIDSATEFLFGESTESLTKDSTDGFAEAFNNGQDFIANKARWGKWARFAPKNKRFEADRKFVHDFVDYYVDKGLAKRAQLLTEDKKPQRYVFIDELVRQTTDRVRIRSELLNILLAGRDTTASLLTNVWFILSKRPDIWAKLQSEVGQLNGVRPTFEQLKDLKYLQSILSESLRLHPVVPLNSREAQCDTTLPVGGGPSGLAPIFIPKGGIVSWNVYAMHRRKDIYGPDAEDFTPERWLDDPETGKKGLRPGWGYLPFNGGPRVCLGQQFALTEASYATVRLCQAFSGIESRDPEEWKEFLMLTCVSLNGAKVKLTPREG; from the exons ATGGCCGACCTCACCAAGCTTTCCGCAACAGCCCAGCTCGCCACTGGCATAGCATGTCTCTACATCTTCTACCTCctcacaacaacaacatcgatATGGCTCCGCCGACGCTCCTACAAGCGCTCGAAAGGCGTCATGCCGGCGGTTCGCATTCCGGCCAAAGACCCGATCATGGGAATGGACTTGTTCCTCCGCAACATCCGAGCCCTGAAGGACCATACGCTTCTCGAGCTGGGAATGGCGAGATTCGCAAACCTCAAAGCAAATACCATCCGTGGATTAGGTCTCGGTCGGGAGATCCATGGGACGATTGAGCCGGAGAATCTGAAGACGATTCAAGCGGTTGATTTCAAGAAGTGGGGTTTGGGAACCGGACGGAAG ACGGGTTTCCATCCGCTTCTTGGGCAAG GCATCTTCACATCCGACGGCCCAGACTGGCAGCACTCTCGCGACATGCTCCGTCCCAACTTCGTACGCTCCCAGATCGGCGACACTGAAACTTTCGAGAAACACATTTCCCATCTCATCGCCGCGATTCCCAAAGATGGCACCACAGTCAACTTATCTGATCTCTTCTTCCGCCTGACCATCGACTCCGCCaccgagttcctcttcggtgaGAGCACCGAGTCTCTGACCAAAGACAGCACGGACGGCTTCGCCGAAGCCTTCAACAACGGCCAGGACTTCATCGCCAATAAAGCCCGCTGGGGTAAATGGGCACGCTTTGCGCCAAAGAACAAGCGCTTCGAAGCGGATCGTAAATTCGTGCACGACTTTGTGGACTACTACGTTGACAAAGGCCTGGCCAAGCGTGCTCAACTTCTCACCGAAGACAAGAAACCTCAACGCTACGTCTTCATCGACGAGTTGGTGCGGCAAACGACCGACCGCGTCCGCATCCGCAGCGAACtcctcaacatcctccttgCCGGCCGCGACACCActgcctccctcctcaccaacgTCTGGttcatcctctccaagcGTCCCGACATATGGGCAAAACTGCAATCGGAAGTCGGGCAACTGAACGGTGTCCGGCCCACATTCGAACAGTTGAAAGACCTCAAGTACCTCCAATCCATCCTCTCCGAGTCCCTGCGTCTGCACCCGGTCGTCCCTCTCAACAGCCGCGAAGCCCAATGCGACACAACCCTCCCTGTGGGGGGCGGACCATCCGGTCTGGCACCAATCTTCATTCCCAAAGGAGGCATCGTCTCCTGGAACGTCTACGCCATGCATCGCCGCAAGGACATATACGGACCCGACGCGGAAGACTTCACGCCCGAGCGATGGCTCGACGATCCTGAGACGGGTAAGAAAGGCTTAAGACCGGGTTGGGGATATCTTCCGTTCAATGGCGGGCCGCGGGTGTGTCTGGGGCAGCAATTCGCGTTGACGGAGGCGAGTTATGCGACGGTCAGATTGTGTCAGGCGTTCAGTGGGATTGAGAGCAGGGATCCGGAGGAGTGGAAGGAGTTTTTGATGTTGACTTGTGTGTCGTTGAATGGAGCGAAGGTCAAATTGACGCCGAGGGAGGGTTGA